A single Atopobiaceae bacterium DNA region contains:
- a CDS encoding biotin transporter BioY, translating to MVQEPDDRRIDADATTLGDDGTPKGKAVGHDGKPKEPFFSTRDIAFSGVSIALLAVSAWVTVSFGPVPFTLQTMVVTFVALALSPRQAMLAICGYVVLGAIGLPVFSGMRGGIGVLAGPTGGFIVGFVVGVALALVIVKAGRTPVRELAAAGACLLASYAFGWAWLMYVGNLTPMAAFAAACAPFIIPDIIKGLVGIALARAVRAAIPGLVQVA from the coding sequence ATGGTTCAGGAACCGGATGATCGACGCATCGATGCTGACGCCACCACACTCGGGGATGATGGGACTCCGAAGGGGAAGGCCGTCGGGCATGACGGGAAGCCGAAGGAGCCGTTCTTCTCGACGCGCGACATCGCATTCTCGGGAGTGAGCATCGCTTTGCTCGCCGTCTCGGCGTGGGTGACGGTGTCGTTCGGCCCGGTTCCCTTCACGCTCCAGACCATGGTGGTCACCTTCGTCGCGCTCGCCCTGTCGCCGCGCCAGGCCATGCTCGCCATCTGTGGGTACGTGGTCCTCGGCGCCATCGGCCTTCCTGTCTTCTCGGGCATGCGGGGAGGGATCGGCGTGCTGGCTGGTCCCACGGGCGGCTTCATCGTGGGCTTCGTCGTGGGCGTGGCGCTTGCCCTCGTCATCGTCAAGGCGGGGAGGACGCCCGTCCGCGAGCTGGCCGCGGCAGGTGCCTGCCTGCTCGCCTCCTATGCCTTCGGGTGGGCCTGGCTCATGTACGTGGGGAACCTCACCCCGATGGCGGCCTTCGCTGCTGCCTGCGCCCCCTTCATCATCCCCGACATCATCAAGGGCCTTGTGGGAATCGCGCTCGCGCGTGCCGTGCGTGCCGCCATCCCGGGACTCGTGCAGGTCGCATAG
- a CDS encoding response regulator receiver protein, whose protein sequence is MAFDPYREDYQRLVLRYASSLDQTNALKAARAFASFGRRFSETRDSLPQSDSDRAFNLVAQATNLIDYTLPFAPDEKLEGIAGEAEHLLNEALELDPDCYDARRMLTIGAHASFDECYHALLQGLEEVRQGCEGRRDAATERALDPATQTTAATPLTSGDARDAADLAASMELWPLERWLATLASKALICGRYRACVTHSLQLLDLDPEDLPDVRLTCALAYAKLEDDQGLEALARRCSDLSDGKAEDAWLALSRMAIAFKRGDLDGAKAHVRGLIKTYPFAGMTLSRQDELPDGVFSRLDVDPFGEDELILAVSEATVVLQEGRDPSERGTLGSWMAKLPEVVDAARNDEQSDRDAGPRPDGGTSPIGPTAGGGEGK, encoded by the coding sequence ATGGCGTTCGACCCGTATCGCGAGGACTACCAGCGCCTGGTGTTGCGCTATGCCTCCTCGCTCGACCAGACGAACGCCCTCAAGGCAGCGCGCGCCTTCGCCTCGTTCGGTCGGCGGTTCTCCGAGACCCGGGACTCCCTGCCCCAGTCGGACTCGGACCGCGCCTTCAACCTCGTGGCACAGGCGACGAACCTCATCGACTACACCCTCCCCTTCGCCCCTGACGAGAAGCTCGAGGGCATCGCCGGCGAGGCCGAGCACCTCCTCAACGAGGCGCTCGAGCTCGACCCCGACTGCTACGACGCCCGTCGGATGCTCACCATCGGGGCCCACGCGTCATTCGACGAGTGCTATCACGCACTGCTCCAGGGCCTCGAGGAGGTTCGACAGGGCTGCGAGGGTCGACGGGATGCCGCCACCGAGCGGGCCCTCGACCCCGCGACGCAGACCACTGCTGCCACACCCCTCACGTCCGGCGATGCGCGCGACGCCGCCGACCTTGCCGCCTCCATGGAGCTCTGGCCCTTGGAGCGCTGGCTGGCCACGCTCGCCTCGAAGGCGCTCATCTGCGGCCGCTACCGCGCGTGCGTCACGCATTCCCTCCAGCTTCTCGACCTCGACCCCGAGGACCTCCCCGACGTACGCCTCACCTGTGCGCTCGCCTATGCCAAGCTCGAGGATGACCAGGGGCTCGAGGCCCTCGCCCGACGTTGCTCAGACCTCTCTGACGGCAAGGCGGAAGACGCCTGGCTTGCCCTGTCCCGCATGGCGATCGCCTTCAAGAGAGGTGACCTCGATGGGGCAAAGGCCCATGTCAGGGGCCTGATAAAGACCTATCCCTTCGCAGGGATGACCCTCTCACGCCAGGACGAGCTCCCGGACGGGGTCTTCTCGAGGCTTGACGTCGACCCCTTCGGCGAGGACGAGCTCATCCTCGCCGTCTCGGAGGCGACCGTCGTCCTCCAGGAGGGCCGCGACCCCTCCGAGAGGGGGACGCTCGGCTCTTGGATGGCCAAGCTCCCCGAGGTCGTCGACGCCGCCCGGAACGACGAGCAGTCAGACCGCGATGCAGGCCCTCGCCCTGACGGGGGCACCTCGCCGATCGGTCCCACCGCGGGAGGAGGCGAGGGGAAATGA
- a CDS encoding membrane dipeptidase: MPHDPVTSAPSHTRVFDLHCDTLDCLAWPTLPDELTGGKSVQDEPCAHVAGPLEDFGTWDGHLSLDGTADLEWCQCLAVFLPDDLDVPQSVDFFDRVSSTLATHVGAHPDRLAQARSIREVDAALDAGRMAGMLTIENGKLLAAGPDMVERIDAAGVRMLTLTWNAANPLGSGHKSEEGLTSFGRSMVRELEGHHIVVDVSHLNDPGFADVSRVARRPFVASHSNSRAICDVPRNLTDDQFRAIRDAGGIVGLNLYRSFLSTEHDDPTPDDICAHVEHWLDLDGEDVVALGTDNDGCTTPSWLPSCRHMDTLASVLSARFGYELADRLLFSNAHAFFERAEQD; this comes from the coding sequence ATGCCTCACGATCCCGTCACCTCGGCGCCGTCCCACACGCGCGTCTTCGACCTCCACTGCGACACGTTGGACTGCCTTGCCTGGCCCACGCTGCCCGACGAGCTCACCGGCGGGAAGAGCGTCCAGGACGAGCCCTGTGCGCACGTGGCGGGCCCCCTCGAGGACTTCGGCACCTGGGATGGGCATCTCTCGCTTGACGGCACCGCCGACCTCGAGTGGTGCCAGTGCCTGGCGGTCTTCCTGCCCGACGACTTGGACGTCCCCCAATCGGTCGACTTCTTCGACCGCGTCTCGTCCACGCTCGCGACCCACGTCGGGGCGCATCCCGACCGCCTGGCACAGGCCCGCAGCATCCGAGAGGTCGATGCTGCGCTCGACGCCGGCAGGATGGCGGGGATGCTGACCATCGAGAACGGCAAGCTCCTGGCCGCCGGTCCTGACATGGTCGAGCGCATCGATGCTGCCGGCGTGCGCATGCTCACGCTCACCTGGAACGCCGCGAATCCCCTTGGCAGCGGCCACAAGAGCGAGGAGGGGCTCACATCCTTCGGGCGCAGCATGGTCCGCGAGCTGGAAGGTCACCACATCGTCGTGGACGTCTCGCATCTCAACGACCCGGGCTTCGCGGACGTCTCCCGCGTCGCGCGGCGTCCCTTCGTAGCGAGTCACTCCAACTCACGAGCCATCTGCGACGTCCCCCGCAACCTCACCGACGACCAGTTCAGGGCGATTCGCGACGCAGGGGGCATCGTCGGCCTCAACCTCTACCGGTCGTTCCTCTCGACCGAGCATGACGACCCCACGCCGGATGACATCTGTGCCCACGTAGAGCATTGGCTTGACCTCGACGGCGAGGACGTCGTCGCGCTTGGCACCGACAACGACGGATGCACGACCCCGAGCTGGCTCCCCTCCTGCAGGCACATGGACACGCTGGCCTCGGTTCTTTCCGCCCGATTTGGGTATGAGCTTGCAGACAGGCTGCTCTTCTCCAACGCACATGCCTTCTTCGAGAGGGCCGAACAGGACTGA
- a CDS encoding PASTA domain-containing protein encodes MRCPRCAATVPDGMRFCPQCGARLDATPGGMDATQVAGARPVAPGAASDGGTQELPSDGGLTERIDASSAKTRLVGVGATRVEVPGQTQPVDRQAAPPEEDFSAEAGEAQRSLEGETTAVPPIRTQGSQASVRPSAEGTSGASPDGGSKGHLSKGVVALIVVAVALAVAAVAYATYSAHIWGGVEVPDVVGKDVDDARDVLTQAGFPTATVDAVSDDQVGKVISSDPAAGTRSDTSKTVTLSVGVARTVPDVVGLSLDDAKKKLSDAGYTNISTAYESSDKDEGTVTAVTPGQGATAKATDAIALTVAQAYTVPDVLGLAEADATAAIEKAGLKSNVTYQESDKTAGTVLAVSPDSGTRMQGGATVELTVAKEKSVTPSDPYQVATYLSMKPEGISSYLVGSGWALKYGTAYNGVAEEILTDGTTVLTFTGTPLSHHHGNFGQDSSYDALAQGASVSGVRLETLPDALGAKQEVSDDVAKAVMRKCGLDNVTSSCKTSTFIGPQGANPSDFVCLAGTQGDMTWSVLVYDGSAGITAAVTCLPTTDATSSYYDTSSFGSNYADLVAYYDLCTE; translated from the coding sequence ATGCGTTGCCCAAGATGCGCCGCGACGGTTCCTGATGGCATGAGGTTCTGCCCACAATGCGGGGCTCGCCTGGATGCGACGCCCGGCGGCATGGATGCCACCCAGGTGGCAGGGGCGCGTCCGGTGGCGCCAGGGGCCGCATCAGACGGAGGGACCCAGGAGCTGCCTTCGGACGGGGGCCTCACCGAGCGGATCGACGCCTCCTCGGCCAAGACCAGGCTCGTCGGCGTGGGGGCGACGCGTGTGGAGGTGCCGGGCCAGACCCAGCCCGTCGACCGACAGGCGGCCCCTCCCGAGGAGGACTTCTCCGCCGAGGCGGGCGAGGCCCAGCGGTCGCTCGAGGGCGAGACCACGGCAGTGCCACCCATTCGCACGCAAGGCTCCCAGGCCTCTGTGCGACCTTCAGCAGAAGGCACCTCGGGCGCCTCGCCGGACGGTGGGTCGAAGGGCCACCTCTCGAAGGGCGTGGTGGCCCTCATCGTGGTCGCCGTGGCCCTGGCCGTGGCCGCGGTGGCCTATGCGACGTACTCCGCCCACATCTGGGGCGGGGTCGAGGTCCCGGACGTGGTGGGCAAGGATGTCGATGACGCCCGAGACGTCCTCACGCAGGCGGGCTTCCCCACGGCGACGGTCGATGCCGTGAGCGACGACCAGGTCGGCAAGGTCATCTCGAGCGACCCGGCTGCCGGCACCCGCAGCGACACCTCGAAGACGGTCACCCTGTCGGTGGGCGTGGCGCGTACCGTCCCGGACGTGGTCGGCCTCTCGCTCGATGACGCGAAGAAGAAGCTGTCGGATGCAGGCTACACCAACATCTCGACGGCCTATGAGAGCTCCGACAAGGACGAGGGCACGGTGACGGCGGTCACCCCAGGCCAGGGCGCCACGGCAAAGGCCACGGACGCCATCGCCCTCACGGTCGCACAGGCCTATACGGTGCCCGACGTGCTCGGACTGGCCGAGGCCGATGCCACTGCTGCCATCGAGAAGGCAGGGCTCAAGTCGAACGTGACCTATCAGGAGTCCGACAAGACGGCTGGCACCGTCCTGGCAGTCTCCCCGGATTCGGGGACGAGGATGCAAGGAGGTGCGACGGTCGAGCTCACGGTAGCAAAGGAGAAGAGCGTCACGCCGAGCGACCCGTATCAGGTCGCGACGTACCTCAGCATGAAGCCGGAAGGCATCTCGAGCTACCTTGTGGGGTCGGGCTGGGCGCTGAAGTATGGGACAGCCTACAACGGCGTCGCCGAGGAGATCCTGACCGACGGCACGACCGTGCTGACCTTCACGGGCACCCCGCTCTCGCACCACCATGGGAACTTCGGCCAGGACTCCTCATATGATGCCTTGGCGCAGGGCGCGTCCGTGTCTGGTGTCAGGCTGGAGACCCTGCCGGATGCCCTGGGTGCCAAGCAGGAGGTGAGCGACGACGTCGCAAAGGCCGTCATGAGGAAGTGCGGCCTCGACAACGTTACCTCGTCGTGCAAGACCAGCACCTTCATCGGCCCTCAGGGGGCGAATCCCAGCGACTTCGTCTGTCTCGCTGGCACCCAGGGGGATATGACCTGGAGCGTGCTCGTGTATGACGGGTCCGCGGGAATCACCGCTGCCGTCACGTGCCTCCCGACCACGGATGCCACGAGCTCGTACTATGACACCAGCTCGTTCGGGTCGAACTATGCGGACCTCGTCGCGTACTACGACCTGTGCACGGAGTAG
- a CDS encoding carbon starvation protein A: MNGITVILISAVILVIGYLGYGRWLANKWGVDKEALTPARRMEDGQNFQPASRFTVFAHQFSSICGAGPVTGTIVAMAFGWVPVMLWVLIGGIFFGAVHDFGALYASVKNNGKSLAQLIEKYIGRTGRRLFLLFCWLFCIIVIAAFTSMVAGTFKTTVVDGAVDFTKSYAGGAAGTISLLFTFFAIGFGFLNRRFELKGVKQFVVAMVMLVAMFAIGMQFPIYLDTNGWIAVVMVYLVFAAAMPIQTLKVPRDYLTAIMMVIMIVSAIFGIAILSFTGQGEMTAPAFVGFSYTTKAGVTSYMFPVLFVSVACGALSGFHSLVSSGTSSKQLSSEADALPVGYGAMVLESLVGIIAIVCAGIMFSDMNTAGTGALNAGAASTPFQIFAAAIARGMEAFGVNATLATVFMTMNVSALALTSLDAVARIARLSFSEFFATTNDALAIEKVESRGQKILCNPWFATAITLVPGLALTFGGYLNIWPLFGASNQLLGGMTMICLAVFCKCTGRKGAMLYVPVAFLLVCTFTSLFQSIMSCASALAAGGVTVIATSGLQLVFAVLLVILGVIVSYNCLKELFTKKAGSIPDEEPEWTEMGREHVAADESAAKASDTAKPAEA; encoded by the coding sequence ATGAACGGAATCACAGTCATCTTGATCAGCGCGGTGATCCTGGTTATTGGCTATCTCGGGTATGGACGCTGGCTAGCCAACAAGTGGGGCGTCGACAAGGAGGCCCTCACTCCTGCGCGCCGCATGGAGGATGGCCAGAACTTCCAGCCTGCCTCTCGCTTCACCGTGTTCGCCCACCAGTTCTCGTCCATCTGTGGCGCGGGCCCTGTGACGGGCACCATCGTGGCCATGGCCTTCGGCTGGGTCCCCGTCATGCTGTGGGTCCTCATCGGCGGCATCTTCTTCGGTGCCGTCCATGACTTCGGCGCCCTCTACGCGTCGGTGAAGAACAACGGCAAGTCGCTCGCGCAGCTCATCGAGAAGTACATCGGGCGCACGGGCAGGCGCCTGTTCCTGCTCTTCTGCTGGCTCTTCTGCATCATCGTCATCGCGGCCTTCACGTCCATGGTGGCAGGCACCTTCAAGACCACCGTGGTCGACGGTGCGGTCGACTTCACCAAGTCCTACGCGGGCGGTGCCGCCGGCACCATCTCGCTGCTCTTCACGTTCTTCGCGATCGGCTTCGGCTTCCTCAACCGCCGCTTCGAGCTCAAGGGTGTCAAACAGTTCGTCGTCGCCATGGTGATGCTCGTCGCGATGTTCGCGATCGGCATGCAGTTCCCGATCTACCTCGATACCAACGGATGGATCGCCGTCGTCATGGTCTACCTGGTCTTCGCGGCTGCCATGCCCATCCAGACGCTCAAGGTGCCGCGTGACTACCTCACGGCCATCATGATGGTCATCATGATCGTCTCTGCCATCTTCGGCATCGCCATCCTCTCGTTCACCGGTCAGGGCGAGATGACCGCCCCCGCGTTCGTGGGCTTCAGCTACACCACCAAGGCCGGCGTCACCAGCTACATGTTCCCGGTGCTCTTCGTCTCCGTGGCCTGCGGCGCCCTCTCGGGCTTCCACAGCCTCGTCTCCTCCGGCACCAGCTCCAAGCAGCTCTCGTCCGAGGCCGACGCCCTGCCCGTCGGCTATGGTGCCATGGTCCTCGAGTCACTCGTCGGCATCATCGCCATCGTCTGCGCCGGCATCATGTTCTCTGACATGAACACGGCAGGCACGGGTGCGCTCAACGCAGGTGCCGCCTCGACGCCGTTCCAGATCTTCGCGGCGGCCATCGCCCGCGGCATGGAGGCCTTCGGCGTGAACGCCACGCTGGCCACCGTCTTCATGACCATGAACGTATCGGCGCTCGCGCTCACCTCGCTCGACGCCGTGGCCCGTATCGCGCGCCTCTCCTTCTCCGAGTTCTTTGCCACGACCAACGACGCCCTCGCCATCGAGAAGGTCGAGTCCCGTGGCCAGAAGATCCTCTGCAACCCCTGGTTCGCGACGGCCATCACCCTCGTCCCCGGCCTTGCGCTCACCTTTGGCGGCTACCTCAACATCTGGCCGCTCTTCGGTGCCTCGAACCAGCTCCTGGGCGGCATGACCATGATCTGCCTCGCCGTCTTCTGCAAGTGCACCGGCCGCAAGGGTGCCATGCTCTACGTGCCTGTGGCATTCCTGCTCGTCTGCACCTTCACCTCCCTCTTCCAGAGCATCATGAGCTGCGCGAGCGCGCTGGCGGCTGGTGGCGTTACCGTCATCGCCACCTCGGGCCTGCAGCTCGTGTTCGCCGTCCTGCTGGTGATCCTTGGCGTCATCGTCTCGTACAACTGCCTCAAGGAGCTCTTCACCAAGAAGGCCGGCTCCATCCCCGACGAGGAGCCCGAGTGGACCGAGATGGGCCGCGAGCATGTGGCGGCGGACGAGTCTGCCGCGAAGGCCTCTGACACGGCGAAGCCTGCCGAGGCATAG
- a CDS encoding Hsp20 family protein, with translation MTNMVPYDRYGRIARSMFPFDMLDDVLSIPEAATADFKMDVEETDDGYAITAHVPGVKRDQIDVELNEGRLSVSVDKKDSDEEKAKNYIHKETTEYSSTRGVYLKDAATSGLTAKLADGILTVNVPKQQEKENVTKVSID, from the coding sequence ATGACCAACATGGTTCCCTATGATCGCTACGGCAGGATCGCACGCTCGATGTTCCCGTTCGACATGCTCGATGACGTGCTCTCCATCCCGGAGGCCGCCACGGCCGACTTCAAGATGGACGTGGAGGAGACCGATGACGGCTATGCCATCACGGCCCATGTCCCTGGTGTCAAGCGCGACCAGATCGATGTCGAGCTCAACGAGGGGCGCCTGTCCGTCAGCGTGGACAAGAAGGACTCTGACGAGGAGAAGGCCAAGAACTACATCCATAAGGAGACGACCGAGTACAGCTCCACGCGCGGCGTCTATCTCAAGGATGCGGCGACCTCGGGCCTCACGGCAAAGCTCGCGGACGGCATCCTCACGGTGAACGTGCCCAAGCAGCAGGAGAAGGAGAACGTCACCAAGGTCTCCATCGACTAG
- a CDS encoding iron-containing alcohol dehydrogenase, whose amino-acid sequence MGRFTNPRDLYFGEGSRHEVKNLKGSKAIIVSGGHSMRAGGFLQDVEADLKAAGMEVRLFEGVESDPSVETVMKGAAVMQEFGPDWIVAIGGGSPIDAAKAMWIKYEYPDTTFEDMCKVFGLPELRHKAHFCAISSTSGTATEVTAFSIITDYEKGIKFPIADFQITPDVAIVDPELTYSMPAKLCSHTGMDALTHCLEAYVSTAASMFTDANALHGIREITEWLPQSYTGDKVARQHMHEAQCIAGIAFSSGLLGIVHSMAHKTGAAFSGGHIIHGCANAMYLGKVIQFNAHDDRARERYAYVAKEILHLSGSTDEELVAALVQYIRGMNDELNIPQGIKNYGQAGVKSETSCIDYQEFEDKKHDVAANALLDACTGANPRQPTQEEMEKLLECVYNDVDVDF is encoded by the coding sequence ATGGGTCGTTTTACCAATCCGCGTGATCTCTACTTCGGTGAGGGTTCCCGCCACGAGGTGAAGAACCTCAAGGGGAGCAAGGCAATCATCGTCTCGGGTGGCCATAGCATGCGTGCTGGCGGCTTCCTGCAGGACGTCGAGGCCGACCTCAAGGCCGCAGGCATGGAGGTCCGTCTCTTCGAGGGTGTCGAGAGCGACCCTTCGGTCGAGACGGTCATGAAGGGCGCGGCCGTCATGCAGGAGTTCGGCCCCGACTGGATCGTCGCCATCGGCGGCGGCTCCCCGATCGACGCAGCCAAGGCCATGTGGATCAAGTACGAGTATCCCGACACGACCTTCGAGGACATGTGCAAGGTCTTCGGTCTGCCTGAGCTCCGCCACAAGGCCCACTTCTGCGCCATCAGCTCCACGTCTGGCACGGCCACCGAGGTCACGGCCTTCTCGATCATCACCGACTACGAGAAGGGCATCAAGTTCCCCATCGCTGATTTCCAGATCACCCCCGACGTCGCCATCGTCGACCCCGAGCTCACCTACTCCATGCCTGCCAAGCTCTGCTCGCACACCGGCATGGACGCCCTCACGCACTGCCTCGAGGCCTATGTCTCCACGGCTGCCAGCATGTTCACCGATGCCAACGCGCTGCACGGCATCCGTGAGATCACCGAGTGGCTGCCCCAGTCCTACACCGGTGACAAGGTCGCACGCCAGCACATGCACGAGGCCCAGTGCATCGCCGGCATCGCCTTCTCGTCAGGCCTTCTCGGCATCGTGCACTCGATGGCCCACAAGACCGGTGCGGCGTTCAGCGGCGGGCACATCATCCACGGCTGCGCCAACGCCATGTACCTCGGCAAGGTCATCCAGTTCAACGCACACGACGACCGTGCCCGCGAGCGCTATGCCTACGTCGCCAAGGAGATCCTGCACCTCTCCGGCAGCACGGACGAGGAGCTCGTGGCCGCGCTCGTGCAGTACATCCGCGGCATGAACGACGAGCTCAACATCCCCCAGGGCATCAAGAACTACGGCCAGGCCGGCGTGAAGTCCGAGACCTCCTGCATCGACTACCAGGAGTTCGAGGACAAGAAGCATGACGTCGCGGCCAACGCGCTGCTCGACGCCTGCACGGGTGCCAACCCCCGTCAGCCCACGCAGGAGGAGATGGAGAAGCTCCTCGAGTGCGTCTACAACGACGTGGACGTCGACTTCTAG